The following are from one region of the Yoonia sp. R2331 genome:
- the modC gene encoding molybdenum ABC transporter ATP-binding protein, producing the protein MVGAPGAATMIDVSIRHQLGRFALDVAFQAPGGITVLFGPSGAGKSSVLRAIAGLLRPEKGHVRASGVDLTDLSPQARRVGYVFQDARLFPHLTVARNLTYGGTHDRDRIIDMLALGDLLGRNPRQLSGGEAQRVAIGRALMADPRLLLLDEPLSSLDAPRKAEVLPYLERLRNSAAVPIIYVTHDITEVARLATTLVLLRDGSYVTAGPVAQVLSDPALIPVLGADVAGSILPVRVAGYDPVDDMTTLEARAGPLVVPGALGAPGQGLQLRIPARDIILARTAPAGISALNVLSVTIQSLHAADSAYVDVALDAAGDPLLARITRRSAKGLDLQPGQTIHAIIKATAMHAPTRRRLPIRHSAVS; encoded by the coding sequence GATGTCGCGTTTCAGGCGCCGGGCGGTATCACCGTTCTTTTCGGCCCATCGGGTGCGGGAAAATCAAGCGTGCTGCGGGCAATTGCAGGGCTTCTTAGACCAGAAAAGGGGCATGTCCGCGCAAGTGGTGTGGACCTCACTGACCTCTCACCGCAGGCGCGGCGCGTCGGCTATGTCTTTCAAGACGCACGGCTATTCCCGCATCTGACTGTGGCGCGAAACCTGACCTACGGCGGCACGCATGACCGAGATCGGATCATCGACATGCTCGCCTTGGGTGATCTGTTGGGGCGCAACCCACGACAGCTATCCGGGGGCGAAGCCCAACGCGTTGCGATCGGGCGCGCGCTGATGGCGGACCCAAGGCTTTTGCTGCTGGACGAACCTCTGTCCAGCCTTGATGCCCCAAGGAAGGCAGAGGTCTTGCCATACCTCGAGCGGCTGCGGAACAGCGCAGCAGTGCCGATTATCTACGTCACACACGACATCACCGAAGTTGCGCGGCTTGCAACGACGCTGGTGTTGTTGCGCGACGGTTCATATGTCACTGCCGGACCGGTTGCGCAGGTGCTTAGCGATCCGGCACTGATCCCGGTTCTTGGGGCCGATGTGGCCGGGTCGATATTGCCGGTCCGGGTCGCAGGTTATGATCCTGTTGACGATATGACCACGCTTGAGGCGCGCGCCGGGCCCTTGGTTGTCCCCGGCGCACTGGGCGCACCGGGACAGGGTTTGCAGCTGCGTATCCCTGCGCGCGACATCATCCTTGCCCGAACAGCACCCGCTGGCATCAGTGCGCTTAATGTGCTGTCTGTCACCATCCAAAGCCTGCACGCCGCTGACAGCGCTTATGTCGACGTGGCACTGGATGCGGCAGGTGATCCCTTGCTGGCACGAATCACGCGACGGTCGGCCAAGGGGCTGGACCTGCAACCGGGCCAAACGATCCATGCCATCATCAAAGCCACGGCCATGCATGCGCCGACCCGCCGCAGATTGCCAATTCGCCACAGCGCGGTAAGCTGA
- a CDS encoding CoxG family protein — translation MKLSDSQTIEADAATVWAALLDREVLMACVPGCTEMDGNPDDGFTATVVQKVGPVKATFKGVVTLSNRDEPTSLTITGEGKGGPAGFAKGGADVRLESTGDQTVLHYDVEAKVGGKLAQLGSRIIDGFAKKMADEFFTNFKEAVEGPGEEDDNDAEDDTPKKGWFKRLTT, via the coding sequence ATGAAACTCAGCGATAGCCAAACCATCGAGGCCGACGCAGCAACCGTCTGGGCGGCGCTGCTTGACCGCGAGGTGCTAATGGCTTGCGTGCCCGGTTGCACCGAAATGGATGGAAACCCGGACGACGGTTTCACTGCCACTGTCGTGCAAAAGGTAGGGCCGGTCAAAGCCACCTTTAAGGGTGTTGTGACGCTGTCCAACAGGGACGAACCCACGTCGCTGACCATCACCGGCGAGGGCAAAGGCGGCCCTGCTGGCTTTGCCAAGGGCGGCGCAGATGTGCGTCTGGAATCCACGGGGGATCAAACTGTGCTGCACTATGATGTCGAGGCGAAAGTGGGCGGCAAACTGGCGCAACTTGGCAGCCGCATCATTGATGGATTCGCCAAAAAGATGGCCGATGAGTTCTTTACCAACTTCAAGGAAGCCGTCGAAGGTCCCGGCGAAGAAGACGACAACGATGCAGAAGACGACACCCCGAAAAAGGGCTGGTTCAAGCGCCTGACAACCTGA
- the recJ gene encoding single-stranded-DNA-specific exonuclease RecJ yields MKDMPDMPAFLNIETSATGRRWVGPSGDEDRLAEAMEQDTGLPAPLCRILARRGVAPQDAATFLAPTLRDLLPDPNVLHDMEKAAARVLQAVASQERIAIFADYDVDGGSSAALLLSWLRDLGRAATLYVPDRIDEGYGPNEAAMAALAADHDLIICVDCGTLSHAPIAAAVGADVIVLDHHLGGETLPPAMAVVNPNRQDESGDLAHLCAAAVVFLMLVEANRQLKARGQTGPDLMALLDLVALATVADVAPLVGVNRAFVRQGLAVMARRSRLGLRALADVAGLDTAPTSYHLGFLLGPRVNAGGRIGKADLGARLLATDRPQEASDLADKLDQLNTERRAVEAEVRALALEQAETRGTDGALVWAAADGWHPGVVGIVASRLKENTNRPAIVIGFEGDIGKGSGRSMSGIDLGAAIQRLAVEGLLDKGGGHKMAAGLTVQRDKLEPAMARLEELLAKQGADQLGPADLRLDGILMPGAATVELIEMIEAAGPFGAGAPAPRFAFPDCQIHFAKEVGTGHLKVTFGDGLGARIDAIAFGAMDGPLGPMLINHKGARFHLAGKLEINTWRGRQSPQLRLDDAAPA; encoded by the coding sequence ATGAAAGATATGCCAGATATGCCCGCCTTTTTGAATATTGAAACATCTGCCACGGGCCGTCGTTGGGTTGGGCCCAGCGGTGATGAAGACCGTTTGGCCGAAGCGATGGAACAGGACACAGGCCTGCCTGCCCCGCTTTGCCGCATTCTGGCGCGCCGGGGTGTGGCACCGCAAGACGCGGCGACCTTTCTGGCACCGACCTTGCGCGACTTGCTGCCAGATCCGAACGTCCTGCATGATATGGAAAAGGCTGCAGCACGGGTGTTGCAAGCGGTCGCATCCCAAGAGCGGATTGCGATATTTGCAGATTATGATGTGGACGGCGGATCGTCGGCCGCGCTGCTTTTGTCGTGGCTGCGCGATCTAGGTCGCGCCGCAACGCTTTACGTACCGGACCGGATTGACGAAGGGTACGGACCGAATGAGGCCGCGATGGCAGCTTTGGCTGCCGATCACGATCTGATCATTTGTGTCGATTGCGGCACGCTGAGCCATGCACCGATTGCCGCCGCAGTTGGTGCTGATGTGATCGTGTTGGACCACCACTTGGGCGGTGAAACGCTGCCGCCTGCTATGGCCGTGGTCAACCCCAACCGGCAGGACGAAAGTGGTGATCTGGCACATCTGTGTGCGGCAGCTGTGGTCTTTCTGATGCTGGTCGAGGCCAACCGGCAGCTGAAGGCGAGAGGGCAAACTGGCCCTGATCTGATGGCTCTGCTTGATCTGGTCGCACTTGCGACTGTGGCCGATGTCGCCCCGCTGGTGGGCGTCAACCGCGCCTTTGTTCGCCAAGGGTTGGCTGTGATGGCACGGCGATCACGACTGGGATTGAGGGCATTGGCTGATGTAGCCGGGCTTGATACTGCGCCGACATCCTATCACCTCGGGTTCTTGCTAGGCCCGCGCGTCAACGCAGGCGGACGGATCGGCAAGGCGGATCTGGGAGCGCGTCTGTTGGCGACCGACCGTCCGCAAGAGGCCAGCGATTTGGCTGACAAGTTGGATCAGTTGAACACCGAACGCCGCGCGGTCGAGGCTGAGGTGCGCGCGCTGGCGCTGGAACAGGCCGAAACCCGCGGAACCGACGGCGCATTGGTCTGGGCCGCGGCCGATGGCTGGCATCCGGGCGTTGTGGGCATCGTCGCGTCACGTTTGAAGGAAAACACCAACAGACCAGCCATTGTCATTGGTTTCGAAGGGGATATCGGAAAGGGGTCAGGGCGGTCTATGTCCGGCATCGATCTGGGTGCAGCAATCCAGCGTCTGGCTGTCGAAGGGCTGCTGGACAAAGGCGGTGGTCATAAAATGGCTGCCGGACTGACGGTGCAGCGCGACAAGCTGGAACCTGCGATGGCACGGCTGGAAGAGCTTTTGGCGAAACAGGGCGCTGATCAGTTGGGCCCGGCAGATTTACGTCTTGATGGCATCCTGATGCCAGGGGCCGCGACGGTTGAGTTGATCGAAATGATCGAGGCCGCTGGCCCCTTTGGCGCGGGCGCCCCTGCCCCGCGCTTTGCATTTCCTGACTGTCAGATTCACTTTGCCAAGGAGGTCGGTACCGGACACCTGAAAGTCACCTTTGGCGATGGTCTGGGCGCGCGGATTGATGCCATTGCCTTTGGCGCGATGGACGGGCCCCTTGGCCCGATGCTGATCAATCACAAGGGCGCACGGTTCCATTTGGCTGGAAAGCTGGAAATAAATACCTGGCGCGGACGGCAAAGCCCGCAACTGCGGTTGGACGATGCGGCACCCGCCTGA
- the glpX gene encoding class II fructose-bisphosphatase has protein sequence MANAPDFNDRNLSLGLARVSEAAAIACASLIGRGDEKAADQAAVDAMRKQLNRLDIAGVVVIGEGERDEAPMLFIGEEVGTGKGPGVDIALDPLEGTTLTAKDMPNALAVIAMGPRGSMLHAPDVYMDKLAIGPGFKPGVVTLTMSPAERVSALAAAKGCSTEDITVCVLERPRHDDMIAELRSTGAAIRLITDGDVAGVMHCAEPAKTGIDMYMGSGGAPEGVLAAAALKCMGGQIFGKLLFRNDDERGRASKAGITNFDRVYTRDDMVTGDVIFAATGVTDGSLLPGIKREVGFVTAETILMRSKTGSVRHMIYRNPVG, from the coding sequence ATGGCAAATGCCCCTGATTTCAACGACCGCAACCTGTCTCTGGGGCTTGCCCGGGTGTCTGAGGCAGCGGCAATTGCCTGTGCTTCACTGATCGGACGCGGGGATGAAAAGGCGGCAGATCAAGCGGCCGTTGACGCGATGCGCAAACAGTTGAACCGCCTCGATATTGCCGGTGTCGTTGTCATTGGCGAAGGCGAGCGCGACGAAGCACCGATGCTTTTTATTGGTGAAGAGGTTGGCACCGGCAAAGGCCCCGGTGTGGATATCGCGCTTGACCCGCTGGAAGGCACCACGTTGACCGCCAAGGACATGCCAAATGCGCTGGCGGTGATCGCGATGGGTCCGCGCGGGTCGATGCTGCATGCACCGGACGTCTATATGGACAAGCTGGCGATTGGTCCGGGCTTCAAGCCCGGTGTTGTAACGCTGACGATGTCCCCTGCCGAGCGGGTCAGCGCGTTGGCGGCCGCCAAAGGCTGTTCAACCGAAGATATCACCGTTTGTGTGCTCGAACGCCCGCGCCATGATGATATGATCGCCGAATTGCGCAGCACAGGGGCCGCCATCCGCTTGATCACTGATGGGGACGTGGCCGGGGTAATGCATTGTGCAGAGCCAGCAAAAACCGGGATCGATATGTACATGGGCTCTGGCGGGGCACCAGAAGGGGTGTTGGCCGCAGCGGCGTTGAAATGCATGGGTGGTCAAATTTTCGGCAAGCTGCTGTTTCGCAATGATGATGAACGGGGTCGCGCCAGCAAAGCGGGGATCACCAATTTTGACCGGGTTTATACCCGCGACGATATGGTGACCGGCGATGTGATCTTTGCAGCCACAGGGGTGACGGACGGATCGCTGTTGCCGGGGATCAAGCGCGAGGTTGGCTTTGTGACAGCCGAGACGATTCTGATGCGATCCAAGACCGGATCGGTGCGCCACATGATCTATCGCAATCCTGTCGGTTGA
- a CDS encoding homoserine dehydrogenase encodes MTKPLRLGIAGLGTVGVGVVKIVQQQAELLARRAGRPIEVVAVTARSKSKNRDVDLSGYDWEDSAEALATRTDVDVFVELIGGDEGPAKDATEAALKAGKDVVTANKALLAIHGQALAELAEGQGQVIRYEAAVAGGIPVIKALTEGLAGNEITRIMGVMNGSCNYILTRMQDAGLSYEAVFDEANQLGFLEADPELDVGGIDAGHKLAILSSIAYGTQVDFPAIALEGIGSVTIEDINRAADMGYKIKLLGVSQMTGRGLEQRMSPCLVPEGSPLGQLQGGTNMVVLEGDAVSQIVLRGPGAGEGPTASAVMGDVMDIARGARGTVFGQPAKGLRKVRAAQGSVAAPYYLRMQLVDKPGALAKIATVLGDAGISIDRMRQYDHADDAAPVLIVTHKTTRAALDDAIAGFGKTGVVAGDPVAIRIEAV; translated from the coding sequence ATGACAAAACCTTTGCGCCTAGGCATTGCTGGACTGGGAACCGTAGGTGTTGGTGTGGTCAAGATCGTGCAGCAACAGGCCGAATTGTTGGCCCGCCGCGCGGGTCGCCCGATCGAGGTTGTGGCGGTCACTGCGCGCAGCAAATCGAAAAACCGCGACGTGGACCTGAGTGGATATGACTGGGAAGATAGCGCCGAGGCGCTCGCGACACGGACAGACGTCGATGTCTTTGTTGAACTGATCGGAGGCGATGAAGGTCCCGCAAAAGACGCTACTGAGGCTGCGTTGAAGGCCGGAAAGGACGTGGTCACCGCCAACAAGGCCCTGCTGGCGATCCACGGCCAAGCACTTGCCGAATTGGCCGAGGGTCAAGGACAAGTCATCCGCTATGAGGCGGCTGTCGCAGGCGGCATCCCAGTAATCAAGGCACTGACCGAGGGTCTGGCCGGGAATGAAATCACCCGGATCATGGGGGTGATGAATGGCAGTTGTAACTATATCCTGACCCGCATGCAGGACGCAGGCCTCAGCTACGAAGCGGTGTTTGACGAGGCCAACCAGCTTGGATTTTTGGAAGCCGACCCCGAACTGGATGTGGGCGGCATTGATGCAGGCCACAAGCTGGCGATCCTGTCCTCGATCGCCTACGGTACGCAGGTCGATTTCCCGGCCATTGCGCTGGAAGGGATCGGATCCGTCACCATTGAAGACATCAATCGCGCTGCCGATATGGGCTATAAAATCAAGCTCTTAGGTGTGTCGCAGATGACCGGGCGCGGGCTGGAACAGCGCATGTCCCCCTGTCTGGTGCCAGAGGGGTCGCCACTTGGGCAATTGCAGGGCGGCACCAATATGGTCGTGCTTGAAGGTGACGCTGTCAGCCAGATCGTGCTGCGTGGTCCCGGAGCTGGCGAAGGCCCCACCGCGAGTGCGGTAATGGGCGATGTGATGGACATTGCACGCGGGGCGCGCGGGACGGTCTTTGGGCAACCTGCGAAGGGGCTGCGCAAGGTGCGCGCGGCACAGGGATCGGTCGCGGCACCGTATTACTTGCGGATGCAATTGGTCGATAAACCCGGTGCGCTTGCCAAGATCGCAACGGTCCTGGGCGATGCGGGTATCTCGATTGATCGGATGCGTCAGTACGACCATGCGGATGATGCCGCGCCGGTTCTGATCGTCACGCACAAGACAACCCGTGCAGCACTCGACGATGCGATTGCAGGCTTTGGCAAGACAGGCGTTGTGGCTGGCGATCCTGTCGCAATCCGTATCGAAGCGGTCTGA
- a CDS encoding TetR/AcrR family transcriptional regulator has product MARKQGSHSDITGPKVRDAALRLIAQHGYAAVSMRQIAGEVGVQAGALYNYISDKQSLLFDLMQTHMNEVLAALASEDLSGDPTAALDRFTRFHIRFHLPRRDQVFLSYMELRNLDVGNFAKIEAMRRQYEDALEHILRAGVESGDFAVRDTRVTTLGLIALLTGITNWYDPHGRLDIDAVQQIYTELVRKAVAA; this is encoded by the coding sequence ATGGCGCGCAAACAAGGCTCTCACTCTGACATAACCGGCCCTAAGGTCCGTGACGCGGCCCTGCGGCTGATCGCCCAGCACGGCTATGCGGCGGTGTCGATGCGCCAGATCGCGGGCGAGGTCGGCGTCCAGGCCGGTGCGCTTTACAACTACATCTCCGACAAGCAGTCGCTGCTTTTTGATCTAATGCAGACCCATATGAACGAGGTGCTGGCCGCCCTCGCGTCCGAGGACCTCAGCGGCGATCCGACAGCGGCGCTTGACCGCTTCACCCGGTTTCACATCCGCTTTCACCTGCCGCGCCGGGATCAGGTGTTCCTGTCCTACATGGAACTGCGCAACCTTGATGTGGGCAATTTCGCCAAGATCGAAGCGATGCGCCGTCAATACGAAGATGCGCTGGAACACATCTTGCGCGCAGGCGTGGAAAGCGGAGATTTCGCAGTGCGCGACACGCGCGTTACGACCCTTGGCCTGATCGCACTTCTGACAGGCATCACCAATTGGTACGACCCGCACGGACGCTTGGACATTGATGCCGTCCAGCAGATTTACACCGAACTGGTGCGCAAGGCTGTCGCAGCCTGA
- a CDS encoding NAD(P)-dependent oxidoreductase — protein MKVGFVGLGNVGAKLAGSLLRNGHDLQVFDLEPALVQGFVDRGAVAGTSPAQLMHDCEAVITCLPSPAACAAVVGEMIPEVRPGKIWMEMSTTDAADVARLGALVTEKGGAAVECPVSGGCHRADTGNISIFAGCDRDTFERVLPLLTTLGRRVLHTGPMGTASKLKVMTNYLATANLLTLCEALVTMKAAGLDLGTTYEAIKISSGTSFVHETESQMILNGCRDINFTMDLVKKDIGLFDDIARAHDVPLEISPLMVSIFADGIKRFGPRAQSDDIIRRLEEATGLQVVAPGFPSEMIDDEPEEPGYEVIPPR, from the coding sequence ATGAAAGTCGGATTTGTAGGATTGGGAAACGTGGGCGCAAAGCTGGCGGGCAGCCTTTTGCGCAATGGGCATGATCTGCAAGTCTTTGATTTGGAACCCGCGCTGGTGCAGGGGTTTGTCGACCGGGGTGCGGTTGCAGGCACTAGCCCCGCCCAATTGATGCACGACTGCGAGGCGGTGATCACATGCCTGCCGTCTCCTGCCGCTTGCGCCGCTGTGGTGGGCGAGATGATCCCCGAAGTGCGCCCCGGCAAGATCTGGATGGAGATGTCCACGACCGATGCAGCCGATGTCGCCCGACTAGGCGCGCTTGTGACCGAAAAAGGCGGCGCGGCGGTTGAATGTCCGGTGTCGGGCGGCTGCCATCGGGCAGACACCGGCAACATCAGCATCTTTGCAGGCTGTGACCGCGACACATTTGAGCGGGTGCTCCCGCTGCTGACCACGCTGGGGCGGCGCGTGCTGCACACCGGGCCGATGGGGACTGCCAGCAAGCTGAAAGTGATGACCAACTATCTGGCGACGGCAAACTTGCTGACACTGTGCGAGGCGCTGGTCACCATGAAGGCGGCAGGGCTGGATCTTGGGACCACGTATGAAGCGATCAAGATCAGCTCTGGCACCTCGTTCGTCCACGAAACTGAAAGCCAGATGATCCTCAACGGTTGCCGTGACATAAATTTTACGATGGACCTTGTGAAGAAGGACATCGGCCTCTTTGACGACATCGCCCGCGCCCATGATGTCCCGCTCGAAATCAGCCCGTTGATGGTGTCGATCTTCGCGGATGGGATCAAACGCTTTGGCCCGCGTGCGCAATCCGATGACATCATCCGCCGCCTCGAAGAAGCCACAGGCCTGCAAGTCGTCGCCCCCGGTTTTCCGTCGGAAATGATCGACGATGAACCCGAAGAACCAGGGTACGAGGTGATCCCGCCGCGCTGA
- a CDS encoding TadE/TadG family type IV pilus assembly protein, whose protein sequence is MIPANTLMRALRRWRQEEEGSVAVETLLMVPLLSWAFLSTLVYFDAYRTEAISERAGLTIADMLSRETGFVNNDYMNGTADLLEFLTLHDSSPELRVTVFYKHTHANGNEHLHRVWSRVRNTTKSALTTADVRAIEDKLPELGDDERAILVETWTDYDPPYEPVLATALNGFEMGTFTVISPRFADSVCWNNDPNEDPAMSRC, encoded by the coding sequence ATGATCCCAGCAAATACTTTGATGCGGGCCTTGCGCCGCTGGCGCCAGGAGGAAGAGGGCAGCGTCGCCGTGGAAACACTGCTGATGGTGCCGCTTTTGTCATGGGCCTTCCTGTCAACGCTGGTCTATTTCGATGCCTACCGGACCGAAGCGATCAGCGAACGCGCCGGGCTGACCATCGCCGATATGCTGAGCCGCGAGACCGGTTTCGTGAACAACGACTACATGAATGGCACTGCCGATCTCTTGGAATTCCTGACATTGCATGACAGCAGTCCCGAGCTGCGCGTGACGGTGTTCTACAAGCACACCCATGCCAACGGGAACGAACACCTGCATCGCGTCTGGTCCCGCGTCCGCAACACGACCAAGAGCGCCTTGACCACTGCCGACGTCCGAGCAATTGAAGACAAATTGCCGGAACTTGGCGACGACGAACGCGCGATTTTGGTTGAAACCTGGACGGATTATGATCCGCCGTATGAACCCGTACTGGCAACCGCCCTGAACGGGTTTGAGATGGGAACCTTTACGGTCATCAGCCCGCGTTTCGCCGACTCGGTCTGCTGGAACAACGACCCAAATGAAGATCCGGCCATGTCCCGGTGTTAG
- a CDS encoding TadE/TadG family type IV pilus assembly protein — protein sequence MTKLAAKLRAFRAEEDGAGTLEFILILPFYLILFTSAYEGGVLSTRHVMLERGLDVTVREVRIGRLPDPTNDNLSARICEVASIIPNCLTNIRLEMLVREPRNFANVGDIDCVDRTVNNQPAVVFNNTGDNNDLMILRACVLFDPMLPTSGLGKAIPKKSGSAYALVATSSYVMEPFQ from the coding sequence ATGACCAAACTCGCTGCTAAACTGCGCGCCTTCCGCGCAGAGGAAGATGGCGCAGGCACGCTGGAATTCATTCTGATCCTGCCGTTCTACCTGATCCTGTTCACCTCGGCTTATGAGGGCGGTGTGCTGTCCACACGCCATGTGATGCTGGAACGGGGTCTGGACGTGACCGTGCGTGAGGTGCGCATCGGGCGGTTGCCTGATCCGACCAATGACAACCTGTCAGCGCGGATTTGTGAAGTTGCGAGCATCATTCCCAATTGCCTGACAAACATCCGGCTTGAGATGCTGGTGCGCGAGCCCCGAAATTTTGCGAATGTTGGCGATATCGACTGTGTCGATCGCACGGTGAACAACCAGCCCGCCGTTGTGTTCAACAACACCGGCGACAACAACGATCTGATGATCCTGCGCGCCTGTGTGCTGTTCGATCCGATGCTGCCGACCTCTGGTCTGGGCAAAGCGATCCCCAAGAAAAGCGGCAGTGCCTATGCGCTTGTTGCCACCTCATCCTATGTGATGGAGCCATTCCAATGA
- a CDS encoding VWA domain-containing protein, whose translation MMSQATPAARQIRTLMKRFRKEEDGSVIVLTLFLLILMLILGGMAVDFMRFESRRASLQGCIDNAVLAGADLDQSGTNAEIEAIVEDWAEANGCRDDLDGAPVVTGDGVDYREVTANGELTLDTFFLRLIGTDEMTAVAASTAVEGVGNIEVSLILDMSGSMREEIPGSGGVTRMARLQEAATAFVDALLVPENADKISINLIPYSEHVNAGPDLMAQFNVDQQHGFSHCVEFPDSAYTSLSIDDSAALDQAQHVQFNTAIDVDFDGQADDYYDYWNDPWQAVSELNQPVCPQQTYERIIPMTQDANVLNTAIGQFAPRSGTSIFIGLKWGLALLDPAHNDELLALPASMRDPAFAGRPAAYNANNAAQGATIKYVVLMSDGQNDNSSRLYDWAYDTPSERAHWAEETFPWYRSTDLDWESSNNWRYQKYSYTQGDTLMAQMCTEAKKPENNVTIYTIAMGTDDDPTEDARGKAALSACASGPSFYKETSGDELVAIFEAIAEQITDLRLTQ comes from the coding sequence ATGATGTCACAAGCTACGCCTGCCGCAAGACAGATCCGCACGTTGATGAAGCGATTCCGAAAGGAAGAAGACGGCAGCGTCATTGTGCTGACGCTCTTTCTGCTGATTCTGATGCTGATCCTTGGTGGTATGGCCGTTGACTTCATGCGGTTCGAATCGCGGCGCGCATCGCTGCAAGGCTGTATTGACAACGCGGTGCTGGCAGGTGCCGACCTCGACCAGTCCGGCACAAACGCAGAGATTGAAGCCATTGTCGAAGACTGGGCAGAGGCCAACGGCTGCCGGGATGATCTTGATGGTGCACCTGTTGTGACAGGTGATGGCGTCGACTACCGCGAAGTGACTGCCAATGGCGAATTGACACTTGATACCTTCTTCCTGCGCCTCATTGGCACAGACGAGATGACGGCTGTTGCCGCCTCGACCGCCGTGGAAGGTGTGGGCAACATCGAAGTGTCCCTGATTTTGGATATGTCGGGTTCGATGCGCGAAGAAATTCCAGGCTCGGGTGGTGTCACCAGGATGGCGCGCTTGCAGGAGGCCGCGACAGCCTTTGTTGACGCACTTCTGGTGCCTGAAAACGCCGATAAGATATCGATCAACCTGATCCCCTACTCCGAACACGTGAACGCTGGCCCGGATTTGATGGCGCAGTTTAACGTGGACCAACAGCATGGCTTCTCGCACTGCGTGGAATTCCCTGACTCGGCCTACACCTCACTTTCGATCGATGATTCCGCTGCGCTTGATCAAGCACAACATGTGCAATTCAACACTGCCATTGATGTGGACTTCGATGGGCAGGCAGACGACTACTATGACTATTGGAACGATCCCTGGCAGGCAGTTTCCGAGCTGAACCAGCCGGTTTGCCCGCAGCAGACCTATGAACGCATAATCCCGATGACGCAGGACGCCAATGTACTGAACACAGCGATTGGCCAATTCGCACCTCGTTCCGGTACATCAATCTTTATCGGCTTGAAGTGGGGTCTGGCACTGCTGGATCCAGCACACAATGACGAGCTTCTTGCACTGCCGGCCTCCATGCGCGATCCGGCATTTGCCGGCCGTCCGGCAGCCTATAATGCCAACAACGCAGCACAGGGAGCCACAATCAAATATGTGGTCCTGATGTCTGACGGTCAAAACGACAACAGTAGCCGGCTGTATGACTGGGCCTACGACACACCAAGTGAGCGTGCCCATTGGGCTGAGGAGACTTTTCCTTGGTACCGTTCCACCGATTTGGATTGGGAAAGCAGCAACAACTGGCGGTATCAGAAATACAGCTACACTCAGGGTGATACGCTGATGGCGCAAATGTGCACAGAAGCGAAAAAGCCCGAGAACAACGTCACGATTTACACAATTGCGATGGGCACCGACGATGACCCCACAGAAGATGCACGTGGCAAAGCGGCCCTGTCTGCCTGCGCCTCTGGTCCAAGCTTCTACAAGGAAACCAGCGGTGACGAACTGGTGGCGATTTTTGAAGCCATCGCTGAGCAGATCACCGACCTGAGGCTGACCCAATGA